From Patagioenas fasciata isolate bPatFas1 chromosome 15, bPatFas1.hap1, whole genome shotgun sequence, a single genomic window includes:
- the LOC136108724 gene encoding radial spoke head 10 homolog B2-like isoform X4, translating to MAKDKKKDGKKTEKSAHLPVPSCDTTAESGSTQLADLQTSANGVEAAQENPVTLDKEPEEVEEPPGRDVPQYYEEPSLTEVIVKSYEGEKVHGLYEGEGFACFEGGNTYKGMFSEGLMHGQGTYTWADGVKYEGTFVKNVQMLNGRYTWNDGTIYEGSVKNGLRHGFGFFRSGTCPVSYIGYWYKGKRHGKGTVYYDKEHTSWYSGDWVNNVKEGWGMRCYKSGNTYEGQWEKNVRHGKGRMRWLTANQEYMGQWAYGIQHGYGTHIWFLKRIPMSQYPLRNQYIGDFVNGQRHGHGKFIYASGAVYDGEWVCNKKHGKGKFVFKNGHVYEGGFIDDRVVESAAFQVDATHAEELNAICTGSYFGTVENITIINGSKDTSALGSNIELDLSSLLDLLPREERHEEVKQVEFAVLRHMTELRRVYTFYSSLGCDHSLDNTFLMTKFQFWRFLKDCRFHHSNTTLAEMDRLLSGDKTPLEEIHCPHQTLLFRTFLSYLIRLAFHIYHEEHKGEGPCLCKCFLGAMARNVTPAACHIQGTLFSEERCTVFAMNYLDKCWGIYRAFCKPSTRPPFEPTMTMRRFLFMLNDFKLLSKQLTASRVVEILVNDGPPLHDSSSTNLEQELVFLEFVEALLDCALVFVTSDVIKEQADRDNQKRSSFGIAGLSEGTTKVSLYPEYSLSQCATSRSAAGTDINDDISEAADHAWLSSTTVVPSQDEIKKRESQGPCEGRGQPQELLLDTILSFHTTPGDTEDAPSLLSRDAEKEQGFGPAKEVTGTDPLKTRRRAIHPHCRPTDLKYPSPNHI from the exons ATGGCAAAGGATAAGAAGAAGGATGGCAAGAAGACAGAAAAGTCTGCACATCTTCCTGTTCCTTCATGTGATACTACAGCTGAGAGTGGTTCAACGCAGCTGGCGGATTTGCAGACCTCAGCGAATGGAGTGGAAGCAGCACAGGAAAACCCGGTGACATTGGATAAAGAGCcagaggaggtggaggagcctCCAGGCCGGGATGTTCCGCAGTACTACGAGGAGCCTAGTCTTACTGAAGTTATTGTGAAAAG CTATGAAGGTGAAAAAGTCCATGGATTGTATGAGGGTGAAGGATTTGCATGTTTTGAGGGGGGAAATACATATAAG GGCATGTTTTCTGAAGGTTTGATGCATGGACAAGGGACTTACACGTGGGCTGATGGAGTCAAGTATGAG GGAACATTTGTTAAGAATGTGCAGATGCTTAATGGCCGTTATACATGGAATGATGGCACCATTTATGAAGGATCTGTCAAGAATGGACTTAGGCATGGATTTGGATTTTTCAGGAGTGGTACTTGTCCTGTTTCTTACATTGGCTATTGGTATAAAGGCAAAAGACACGGAAAG GGTACTGTTTATTATGATAAGGAACATACCTCTTGGTATTCAGGCGACTGGGTAAATAACGTCAAAGAAGGATGGGGAATGAGATG CTATAAGTCTGGAAATACCTATGAAGGTCAGTGGGAGAAAAATGTACGTCATGGCAAAGGAAGAATGAGATGGTTGACAGCTAATCAGGAGTATATGGGACAGTGGGCGTACGGCATACAG catggaTATGGCACCCACATATGGTTTTTGAAGAGAATACCTATGTCTCAGTATCCTTTAAGGAATCAGTACATAGGTGATTTTGTAAATGGGCAACGACACGGCCATGGGAAGTTCATATATGCCAGTGGAGCAGTGTACGATGGTGAATGGGTTTGCAATAAGAAGCACGGCAAG GGCAAGTTCGTCTTCAAGAATGGTCACGTGTATGAAGGAGGGTTCATAGATGATCGTGTAGTAGAATCTGCAGCTTTTCAAGTGGATGCAACGCATGCAGAAGAGCTGAATGCCATTTGCACAGGAAGTTATTTTGGCACTG TAGAAAACATCACAATCATCAATGGCTCAAAAGATACTTCTGCTCTGGGATCAAATATTGAGCTGGATTTATCTTCACTGCTTGACTTGTTGCCGAGAGAGGAGAGGCATGAAGAAGTAAAACAA GTAGAATTTGCTGTGCTGAGACATATGACAGAACTGAGAAGAGTTTACACTTTCTACAGCAGCTTAGGCTGTGACCATTCTCTTGACAACACTTTCCTCATGACTAAGTTCCAATTTTGGCGATTTCTGAAGGACTGCCGGTTTCACCACTCCAACACAACTCTTGCCGAAATGGATCGGTTATTGAGTG GTGATAAAACGCCACTTGAGGAGATACATTGTCCACATCAGACTTTACTGTTCAGAACCTTCTTATCTTATCTTATTCGTCTGGCATTTCATATCTACCATGAAGAGCACAA AGGCGAAGGTCCTTGTCTGTGTAAGTGTTTCCTAGGAGCCATGGCCAGGAACGTTACTCCTGCTGCCTGTCATATCCAGG GTACCTTGTTTTCTGAAGAGCGATGCACAGTTTTTGCCATGAACTACCTCGACAAATGCTGGGGAATATATCGAGCTTTTTGTAAACCAAGCACCAGACCTCCATTTGAACCTACAATGACAATGAGGCGTTTTCTTTTCATGTTGAAC GATTTTAAACTTCTCAGCAAACAATTAACTGCTTCAAGAGTCGTGGAAATACTTGTCAACGATGGTCCCCCTCTGCATGACAGCAGCAGTACCAACCTGGAGCAGGAG TTGGTTTTTCTTGAATTTGTTGAAGCTCTTCTTGATTGTGCGTTGGTGTTTGTTACCAGCGATGTGATTAAGGAGCAAGCAGATCGTGATAATCAGAAAAGAAGCAGCTTTGGAATTGCAGGCCTCTCCGAGGGAACCACAAAAGTGTCTCTGTACCCAGAATATTCTCTGTCTCAG TGCGCCACCAGCAGAAGTGCGGCTGGTACAGACATAAATGATGACATTTCCGAGGCGGCTGATCACGCATGGTTGTCTTCAACCACAGTTGTGCCATCACAAGACGAAATAAAGAAACGTGAG TCGCAGGGACCTTGTGAAGGCAGAGGGCAACCTCAAGAACTTCTGCTGG ATACCATCCTCTCATTTCACACAACTCCTGGGGATACCGAAGACGCTCCGTCATTGCTCAGCAGGGATGCAGAAAAAGAACAAGGTTTCGGTCCAGCAAAGGAGGTGACAG GGACGGATCCCCTGAAGACCCGGAGAAGGGCCATCCATCCCCATTGCAGACCCACAGATCTGAAGTATCCTAGTCCAAACCACATTTGA